The Lycium ferocissimum isolate CSIRO_LF1 chromosome 10, AGI_CSIRO_Lferr_CH_V1, whole genome shotgun sequence genome window below encodes:
- the LOC132033025 gene encoding protein S-acyltransferase 21 isoform X1 yields the protein MARRHGWQLPAHSFQVVAITVFCLLSVAFYAFFAPFLGKDIFEYIAIGVYSFLALFVFTLYVRCTAIDPADPGILIEVDKSTAYQSHNEIELPGDISAAGGPSKEGFRDGGTPASDASGCCGSVGKVLCCCFVIEDCRNNDQLVQQNGDEEALFCTLCNAEVRKFSKHCRSCDKCVDGFDHHCRWLNNCVGRKNYITFVCLMAASFVWLVFEGGVGIAVLVRCFVDKKATENQITERLGEGFSRPPFAVVVALCTAVSFLATVPLGELFFFHIILIRKGITTYEYVVAMRSQSEPPGPSVDGGDQQSLPSSPTSSAVTAISGRSSVGMSLQHKGAWCTPPRIFMDLQDEIIPHLEPGRLPSTVDPDALDKDKKGSHRPVRISAWKLAKLDSNEAIKAGAKARASSSVLRPVGAKHNPYDTDHLSSGMSGRSSPASTNHGFYDSNAKAGTSRLSPSKSSYPPSRASRDDIETCGHSMSNMSSPLAPNLTPSPLALQHHPSNRDHFNPIYLSSADQSPWSAKACQENESPAPDNLSEASTRKNNTGTPENTRSSVFWDQEAGRFVTANTNRGAGSTSQVSGTELTYTGQSIFFGGPLLNENTSRGARSGGTLSAGPQRSHYQGRTQRGGQLPVFVPSDSQQNQFSSRLP from the exons ATGGCTAGGCGTCATGGGTGGCAACTACCAGCCCATTCCTTTCAG GTTGTGGCTATAACAGTTTTCTGCCTGCTATCTGTTGCCTTCTATGCATTTTTTGCTCCTTTTCTAGGAAAAGACATCTTTGAGTACATAGCAATTGGTGTTTATTCCTTCTTG GCTCTGTTTGTGTTTACGCTCTATGTTAGATGCACAGCAATTGATCCTGCGGATCCCGGGATTCTCATTGAAGTTGACAAGTCAACAGCCTATCAATCACACAATGAAATAGAGTTGCCTG GTGATATATCTGCTGCAGGGGGCCCCAGCAAGGAAGGGTTCCGAGATGGAGGAACACCTGCAAGTGATGCTTCAGGTTGCTGTGGAAGCGTCGGAAAAGTCCTCTGTTGTTGTTTCGTCATTGAAGACTGTCGGAACAATGATCAATTGGTTCAGCAGAATGGAGATGAAGAGGCTTTGTTTTGCACATTGTGTAATGCTGAG GTTCGGAAGTTCAGCAAACACTGTAGAAGTTGTGACAAATGTGTTGATGGATTTGATCATCACTGCCgt TGGTTGAATAATTGTGTGGGAAGGAAAAACTATATCACATTTGTGTGCCTGATGGCTGCCAGCTTTGTCTGG CTTGTCTTTGAAGGTGGAGTGGGCATTGCGGTCCTAGTTAGATGCTTTGTCGATAAGAAAGCTACAGAAAATCAGATAACAGAGAGGCTTGGAGAAGGATTCTCTAGACCTCCATTTGCTGTTGTAGTG GCCTTATGTACTGCTGTTTCTTTCCTTGCAACCGTGCCTTTAGGTGAACTGTTCTTCTTCCACATTATTCTCATTCGTAAG GGTATTACAACATATGAGTATGTTGTTGCAATGAGATCTCAAAGTGAGCCGCCTGGACCCTCTGTAGATGGAGGTGATCAGCAGAGTTTGCCATCATCACCGACCAGCTCTGCAGTGACTGCTATCAGTGGAAGAAGTTCTGTTGGGATGAGCTTGCAACATAAAGGTGCTTGGTGTACTCCTCCAAGAATCTTCATGGACCTTCAG GATGAAATTATTCCTCATCTTGAGCCTGGGCGATTGCCATCTACTGTTGATCCTGATGCGCTAGATAAGGACAAAAAAGGATCCCACCGTCCAGTCCGAATTAGTGCATGGAAGCTTGCAAAATTAGATTCTAATGAAGCAATCAAGGCTGGTGCCAAGGCTAGAGCTTCGTCATCTGTTCTACGTCCAGTTGGTGCCAAGCATAATCCTTACGACACTGATCATTTGTCCAGTGGCATGAGCGGTAGAAGCAGTCCAGCTAGTACTAATCACGGATTTTATGACAGTAATGCTAAAGCTGGGACCTCAAGGTTGTCTCCTTCCAAAAGCTCGTATCCGCCCAGTCGTGCCAGCAGGGACGATATAGAAACATGCGGCCACAGCATGAGTAACATGAGCAGTCCTCTTGCCCCTAACCTAACCCCGTCTCCATTAGCACTGCAGCATCACCCTTCAAATAGAGACCACTTCAATCCAATATATCTGTCATCTGCAGATCAGTCTCCTTGGTCAGCAAAGGCATGCCAGGAGAATGAATCTCCTGCCCCTGATAATCTCTCAGAGGCATCCACAAGAAAGAACAATACGGGCACTCCAGAGAACACTAGGTCATCAGTTTTCTGGGATCAAGAAGCCGGGCGATTTGTTACTGCTAATACTAACAGAGGTGCTGGTTCTACTTCTCAAGTTTCTGGGACAGAGCTTACATACACAGGTCAATCTATATTTTTCGGAGGGCCTTTACTGAACGAGAACACGAGCAGAGGGGCAAGAAGTGGCGGTACGTTGTCTGCTGGTCCACAGCGAAGTCATTATCAGGGTAGAACACAAAGAGGTGGTCAGCTTCCTGTATTTGTTCCTAGTGATTCCCAGCAAAATCAATTTTCTTCACGATTACCGTGA
- the LOC132035252 gene encoding RING-H2 finger protein ATL8-like, with product MSNTDPSHIPTVGGGIKPSTSPSPATPSIRIGNVDSDFVVILAALLCALICVIGLVAVARCAWIRRISARATGNATSSAPANKGLKKKVLKSLPKFSYTAEHAVKFSECPICLTEFGVGDEIRVLPQCGHGFHVGCIDTWLGSHSSCPSCRQILVVTRCHKCGELPARTTGAEPERGLPRNYHVNAFLP from the coding sequence ATGAGTAATACTGATCCTTCACATATCCCCACCGTCGGCGGTGGAATTAAACCGTCCACGTCACCATCTCCGGCGACTCCATCAATACGTATCGGTAACGTTGATTCTGATTTCGTCGTCATCCTTGCTGCTCTCCTTTGCGCTCTCATTTGCGTTATCGGCCTTGTCGCTGTTGCTCGTTGTGCTTGGATCCGTCGGATCTCCGCTAGAGCTACCGGAAATGCCACGTCATCAGCTCCGGCGAATAaaggcttgaagaagaaggttcTCAAATCGCTTCCGAAATTCAGTTATACAGCTGAACATGCCGTTAAATTCTCTGAATGTCCGATTTGTTTGACGGAATTTGGAGTTGGAGATGAGATTCGTGTGTTGCCGCAGTGTGGACATGGTTTTCATGTAGGATGTATTGATACGTGGTTAGGTTCGCATTCGTCGTGTCCTTCTTGTAGGCAGATCTTAGTTGTTACGAGATGTCATAAGTGCGGTGAGTTGCCGGCGAGAACTACCGGAGCTGAGCCGGAGAGAGGATTACCGAGAAATTATCATGTAAATGCGTTTTTACCGTAG
- the LOC132033027 gene encoding peptidyl-prolyl cis-trans isomerase FKBP18, chloroplastic isoform X2 yields MAATLSIQGSCIIKNSSNSSSPQNDQQLKQVFLKLPISRRSVILISVLPLSLSLVPQTSMARERRNKKNIPLEDYQTSSDGLKYYDILEGKGPVAEKGATVQVHFDCVYRKITAVSSRESKLLAGNRSISQPYEFQVGAPPGKERKRDFVDNPNGLFSAQAAPKPPKAMYSITEGMKVGGKPGATFDLNIELLEVKSAEGKK; encoded by the exons ATGGCTGCAACACTAAGCATTCAAGGATCATGCATCATcaaaaattcttcaaattcGTCCAGTCCCCAGAATGACCAGCAGCTAAAGCAGGTGTTTTTAAAGTTACCAATTTCAAGAAGATCTGTAATTCTCATCTCTGTGTTGCCCCTTAGCCTCAGTTTGGTTCCTCAAACATCCATGGCTAGAGAAAGGCGCAATAAGAAGAACATCCCTCTTGAAGACTATCAAACTAGCT CTGATGGATTGAAGTACTATGATAttcttgaaggaaaaggtcCTGTAGCTGAAAAGGGCGCCACTGTACAG GTACATTTTGACTGTGTATATCGTAAAATTACTGCAGTTTCAAGTCGAGAATCTAAACTGTTGGCTGGAAATCGTAGCATTTCACAG CCTTACGAGTTCCAGGTTGGAGCTCCTCCTGGGAAAGAGCGGAAACGTGATTTTGTGGACAATCCAAATGGTTTATTTTCTGCTCAAGCAGCCCCCAAACCTCCAAAAGCAATGTACTCAATAACTGAAGGGATGAAAGTTGGAGGAAAG CCAGGGGCTACATTCGACCTGAATATTGAACTATTGGAAGTAAAATCAGCGGAAGGGAAGAAATAG
- the LOC132033028 gene encoding outer envelope pore protein 21B, chloroplastic-like, which produces METSLRYGVDSKSLVIHAKEKFPLNSVTHLQSHAELDTRIGAPTYLCAMIRRHFPEQYASLAVGVQYYRRQKLWYNVRGKKAFPVTTDESVNFHIKGKYDVDENIVEKKPRGAAELTWNIMNVTKDQDMRLKVGYEVIEKVPYFQIRENNWTLNVDSNGKWQVRYAL; this is translated from the exons ATGGAGACCTCACTTCGTTATGGTGTTGATTCCAAGAGTCTAGTGATTCATGCCAAGGAGAAATTCCCCCTCAACTCTGTTACCCACTTGCAG AGTCATGCAGAACTAGACACCAGAATTGGAGCTCCAACTTATCTGTGTGCAATGATCAGGCGACACTTTCCTGAG CAATATGCCAGCCTTGCTGTTGGAGTGCAGTATTATAGGCGTCAAAAGCTCTGGTATAATGTTCGTGGTAAAAAGGCATTTCCAGTGACAACAGATGAGTCAGTAAACTTTCATATCAAGGGCAAGTATGATGTGGACGAAAACATTGTTGAG AAAAAACCAAGAGGTGCTGCTGAACTTACTTGGAACATCATGAATGTGACTAAAGACCAAGATATGAGGCTCAAAGTTGGATATGAAGTCATTGAAAAG gtccCTTACTTTCAGATCAGGGAAAACAACTGGACTCTCAATGTTGACAGTAATGGGAAATGGCAAGTAAGATATGCTTTGTGA
- the LOC132033026 gene encoding dolichyl-diphosphooligosaccharide--protein glycosyltransferase subunit 1A produces the protein MTTLRLNLLFIVMVIAAQWSPALSDLVISKLDRKIDLTSQVMRVTATLKVENTGNDPISEVLLPFGDHQAKDLAYLVATTSEGKGKTKTSSSSLPIKLVNPEGMPPSLAWYSASLPKELAKGQSVNLEVRTAFTNALQPFPEKITQADIQLLVFQESAYYLSPYAVNVQSLSVKLPEPKVESYTKLENTKFSGSEIKYGPYENLPPLSYSHIAVHFVSNKPFAVAQELVREIEISHWGNVQITEHYNLVNAGARSTGEFSRLEYQARPHLRGASSFKHLVAKLPPRAHSIYYRDEIGNISTSNVYGDSSKTLLQIEPRYPMFGGWRTSFTIGYGLPLKDYLFRAEGKRFLNISFGCPMDDVVVDNLVVKVILPEGSKDFSVSVPFPVKESRETKFSHLDMIGRPVVVLEKTNAVPEHNQYFQVYYRFSNLSLLREPMMLISGFLFLFLACIIYMHADLTISKSSPSYLAKLQWDEVQTALQQIQSIMNRCLGIHDQLEASLRDLSRTGDVQACKAARKSADNTLKELSKDLKPLLSFLQSSPLAASLYSKVEELVAKEKELQEKLIAKHTTVTDSYEKKSGGRDIENRIAPIQQRITALRQEVDDLLEIIDEI, from the exons ATGACGACGTTGCGTCTGAATTTGCTGTTTATAGTTATGGTTATAGCGGCCCAATGGTCACCTGCACTTTCCGATCTAGTCATCTCCAAACTTGATCGCAAG ATTGACCTGACCTCTCAAGTAATGCGTGTGACTGCAACTTTGAAG gtAGAGAATACTGGTAATGATCCAATTTCGGAGGTTTTGTTACCATTTGGAGATCACCAGGCAAAAGATTTAGCATATTTAGTGGCAACAACCAGTGAAGGGAAAGGGAAAACTAAAACTTCTTCCAGTAGCCTACCTATTAAACTTGTTAACCCTGAAGGCATGCCACCATCATTGGCTTGGTACTCTGCCTCCCTACCAAAGGAGCTGGCAAAGGGGCAGAGCGTGAATTTGGAAGTCAGGACTGCATTTACGAATGCACTACAGCCATTTCCTGAGAAAATTACTCAAGCTGATATCCAACTTCTTGTGTTCCAGGAGAGTGCCTACTATCTTTCTCCTTATGCAGTTAATGTCCAATCTCTCAGTGTTAAATTACCCGAACCAAAAGTTGAATCATATACAAAGTTAGAGAACACCAAATTTTCTGGTTCAGAAATTAAATATGGACCTTATGAGAATCTTCCTCCTTTGTCATACTCACATATAGCGGTACACTTTGTGAGCAATAAGCCATTCGCGGTTGCCCAGGAGTTGGTGCGAGAGATAGAAATCTCTCATTGGGGAAATGTTCAGATCACAGAGCATTACAACCTTGTCAATGCTGGTGCCAGAAGCACTGGGGAGTTCTCAAG GCTAGAGTACCAGGCCCGGCCACATCTCAGAGGTGCATCATCATTTAAACATCTTGTTGCCAAATTGCCTCCCAGAGCCCATTCCATTTATTACAGAGATGAAATTGGCAATATATCAACATCCAATGTATATGGTGACTCATCAAAG ACGTTGCTACAAATTGAACCTAGGTATCCAATGTTTGGTGGCTGGAGAACTTCTTTTACCATCGGCTATGGGCTGCCCCTTAAGGACTATTTGTTCCGTGCAGAGGGGAAACGTTTCCTAAATATATCTTTTGGTTGCCCAATGGATGACGTGGTAGTTGACAACCTTGTTGTGAAG GTTATTCTTCCAGAAGGTTCAAAAGATTTTTCTGTCTCTGTCCCATTTCCTGTCAAAGAGTCAAGAGAG ACGAAATTTTCCCATTTGGATATGATTGGTAGACCAGTGGTTGTTCTAGAAAAGACGAATGCTGTGCCTGAGCATAACCAATATTTCCAG GTCTATTACAGGTTCAGCAATCTGTCACTGCTTAGGGAACCAATGATGTTAATTTCTGGATTTTTGTTCTTATTCCTTGCATGtatcatatatatgcatgcgGACTTAACAATCTCGAAGTCCTCTCCTTCTTACCTTGCCAAACTGCAGTGGGATGAG GTGCAGACTGCTCTTCAGCAGATCCAGAGCATAATGAATCGTTGTTTGGGCATTCACGACCAACTTGAAGCATCATTGCGAGATCTGTCAAGGACTGGTGATGTGCAAGCATGCAAAGCTGCTCGTAAATCAGCTGATAATACGTTGAAGGAGCTTTCAAAGGATTTGAAGCCTTTACTCTCATTTTTGCAGTCTTCTCCACTGGCTGCTTCATTATATTCCAAG GTTGAGGAGCTGGTTGCAAAGGAGAAAGAGCTGCAAGAGAAGCTGATAGCGAAACACACCACAGTTACAGATAGTTATGAAAAGAAGTCTGGTGGGCGGGATATTGAGAACCGTATTGCACCAATCCAGCAAAGAATTACAGCCTTGAGACAGGAAGTTGATGATCTTCTGGAAATAATTGATGAGATATAA
- the LOC132033022 gene encoding uncharacterized protein LOC132033022, translating to MAALSNSLVLSKPTNPSLFFSSGSCLKSLDQNVSATKLSFGPSHGGKSYSSKRSLTIHSSYSDGGRPSGSGAGIFVGGFVLGGIIVGTLGCVFAPQISKALAGADKKDLMRKLPKFIYDEDKALEKQRKKLAEKIDQLNSAIDDISTQLKSDDTPNGAAVNSDDVEAIV from the exons ATGGCagctctttcaaattcattggTTTTATCCAAACCCACTAACCCTTCTCTATTTTTCTCCTCTG GTTCTTGCTTGAAGTCATTGGACCAAAATGTTAGTGCCACCAAGTTGTCCTTCGGTCCAAGTCACGGAGGAAAATCATATTCTTCTAAAAGATCATTAACCATTCACTCGTCATACAG TGATGGTGGACGGCCAAGCGGCAGCGGTGCTGGCATCTTTGTTGGTGGCTTTGTTTTGGGAGGAATAATTGTTGGCACACTTGGCTGTGTGTTTGCACCTCAG ATCAGCAAGGCATTAGCTGGAGCTGATAAGAAGGACCTGATGAGAAAATTGCCCAAGTTTATATATGACGAAGACAAAGCATTAGAG AAACAGCGCAAGAAGCTTGCTGAAAAGATTGACCAGCTGAATTCGGCGATTGATGACATTTCCACTCAGTTGAAGTCAGATGACACGCCAAATGGAGCTGCTGTGAACTCGGATGATGTTGAAGCTATTGTATAA
- the LOC132033025 gene encoding protein S-acyltransferase 21 isoform X2 encodes MARRHGWQLPAHSFQVVAITVFCLLSVAFYAFFAPFLGKDIFEYIAIGVYSFLALFVFTLYVRCTAIDPADPGILIEVDKSTAYQSHNEIELPGGPSKEGFRDGGTPASDASGCCGSVGKVLCCCFVIEDCRNNDQLVQQNGDEEALFCTLCNAEVRKFSKHCRSCDKCVDGFDHHCRWLNNCVGRKNYITFVCLMAASFVWLVFEGGVGIAVLVRCFVDKKATENQITERLGEGFSRPPFAVVVALCTAVSFLATVPLGELFFFHIILIRKGITTYEYVVAMRSQSEPPGPSVDGGDQQSLPSSPTSSAVTAISGRSSVGMSLQHKGAWCTPPRIFMDLQDEIIPHLEPGRLPSTVDPDALDKDKKGSHRPVRISAWKLAKLDSNEAIKAGAKARASSSVLRPVGAKHNPYDTDHLSSGMSGRSSPASTNHGFYDSNAKAGTSRLSPSKSSYPPSRASRDDIETCGHSMSNMSSPLAPNLTPSPLALQHHPSNRDHFNPIYLSSADQSPWSAKACQENESPAPDNLSEASTRKNNTGTPENTRSSVFWDQEAGRFVTANTNRGAGSTSQVSGTELTYTGQSIFFGGPLLNENTSRGARSGGTLSAGPQRSHYQGRTQRGGQLPVFVPSDSQQNQFSSRLP; translated from the exons ATGGCTAGGCGTCATGGGTGGCAACTACCAGCCCATTCCTTTCAG GTTGTGGCTATAACAGTTTTCTGCCTGCTATCTGTTGCCTTCTATGCATTTTTTGCTCCTTTTCTAGGAAAAGACATCTTTGAGTACATAGCAATTGGTGTTTATTCCTTCTTG GCTCTGTTTGTGTTTACGCTCTATGTTAGATGCACAGCAATTGATCCTGCGGATCCCGGGATTCTCATTGAAGTTGACAAGTCAACAGCCTATCAATCACACAATGAAATAGAGTTGCCTG GGGGCCCCAGCAAGGAAGGGTTCCGAGATGGAGGAACACCTGCAAGTGATGCTTCAGGTTGCTGTGGAAGCGTCGGAAAAGTCCTCTGTTGTTGTTTCGTCATTGAAGACTGTCGGAACAATGATCAATTGGTTCAGCAGAATGGAGATGAAGAGGCTTTGTTTTGCACATTGTGTAATGCTGAG GTTCGGAAGTTCAGCAAACACTGTAGAAGTTGTGACAAATGTGTTGATGGATTTGATCATCACTGCCgt TGGTTGAATAATTGTGTGGGAAGGAAAAACTATATCACATTTGTGTGCCTGATGGCTGCCAGCTTTGTCTGG CTTGTCTTTGAAGGTGGAGTGGGCATTGCGGTCCTAGTTAGATGCTTTGTCGATAAGAAAGCTACAGAAAATCAGATAACAGAGAGGCTTGGAGAAGGATTCTCTAGACCTCCATTTGCTGTTGTAGTG GCCTTATGTACTGCTGTTTCTTTCCTTGCAACCGTGCCTTTAGGTGAACTGTTCTTCTTCCACATTATTCTCATTCGTAAG GGTATTACAACATATGAGTATGTTGTTGCAATGAGATCTCAAAGTGAGCCGCCTGGACCCTCTGTAGATGGAGGTGATCAGCAGAGTTTGCCATCATCACCGACCAGCTCTGCAGTGACTGCTATCAGTGGAAGAAGTTCTGTTGGGATGAGCTTGCAACATAAAGGTGCTTGGTGTACTCCTCCAAGAATCTTCATGGACCTTCAG GATGAAATTATTCCTCATCTTGAGCCTGGGCGATTGCCATCTACTGTTGATCCTGATGCGCTAGATAAGGACAAAAAAGGATCCCACCGTCCAGTCCGAATTAGTGCATGGAAGCTTGCAAAATTAGATTCTAATGAAGCAATCAAGGCTGGTGCCAAGGCTAGAGCTTCGTCATCTGTTCTACGTCCAGTTGGTGCCAAGCATAATCCTTACGACACTGATCATTTGTCCAGTGGCATGAGCGGTAGAAGCAGTCCAGCTAGTACTAATCACGGATTTTATGACAGTAATGCTAAAGCTGGGACCTCAAGGTTGTCTCCTTCCAAAAGCTCGTATCCGCCCAGTCGTGCCAGCAGGGACGATATAGAAACATGCGGCCACAGCATGAGTAACATGAGCAGTCCTCTTGCCCCTAACCTAACCCCGTCTCCATTAGCACTGCAGCATCACCCTTCAAATAGAGACCACTTCAATCCAATATATCTGTCATCTGCAGATCAGTCTCCTTGGTCAGCAAAGGCATGCCAGGAGAATGAATCTCCTGCCCCTGATAATCTCTCAGAGGCATCCACAAGAAAGAACAATACGGGCACTCCAGAGAACACTAGGTCATCAGTTTTCTGGGATCAAGAAGCCGGGCGATTTGTTACTGCTAATACTAACAGAGGTGCTGGTTCTACTTCTCAAGTTTCTGGGACAGAGCTTACATACACAGGTCAATCTATATTTTTCGGAGGGCCTTTACTGAACGAGAACACGAGCAGAGGGGCAAGAAGTGGCGGTACGTTGTCTGCTGGTCCACAGCGAAGTCATTATCAGGGTAGAACACAAAGAGGTGGTCAGCTTCCTGTATTTGTTCCTAGTGATTCCCAGCAAAATCAATTTTCTTCACGATTACCGTGA
- the LOC132033027 gene encoding peptidyl-prolyl cis-trans isomerase FKBP18, chloroplastic isoform X1, which translates to MAATLSIQGSCIIKNSSNSSSPQNDQQLKQVFLKLPISRRSVILISVLPLSLSLVPQTSMARERRNKKNIPLEDYQTSSDGLKYYDILEGKGPVAEKGATVQVHFDCVYRKITAVSSRESKLLAGNRSISQPYEFQVGAPPGKERKRDFVDNPNGLFSAQAAPKPPKAMYSITEGMKVGGKRTVIVPPEAGYGSRGMNEIPPGATFDLNIELLEVKSAEGKK; encoded by the exons ATGGCTGCAACACTAAGCATTCAAGGATCATGCATCATcaaaaattcttcaaattcGTCCAGTCCCCAGAATGACCAGCAGCTAAAGCAGGTGTTTTTAAAGTTACCAATTTCAAGAAGATCTGTAATTCTCATCTCTGTGTTGCCCCTTAGCCTCAGTTTGGTTCCTCAAACATCCATGGCTAGAGAAAGGCGCAATAAGAAGAACATCCCTCTTGAAGACTATCAAACTAGCT CTGATGGATTGAAGTACTATGATAttcttgaaggaaaaggtcCTGTAGCTGAAAAGGGCGCCACTGTACAG GTACATTTTGACTGTGTATATCGTAAAATTACTGCAGTTTCAAGTCGAGAATCTAAACTGTTGGCTGGAAATCGTAGCATTTCACAG CCTTACGAGTTCCAGGTTGGAGCTCCTCCTGGGAAAGAGCGGAAACGTGATTTTGTGGACAATCCAAATGGTTTATTTTCTGCTCAAGCAGCCCCCAAACCTCCAAAAGCAATGTACTCAATAACTGAAGGGATGAAAGTTGGAGGAAAG AGGACTGTGATCGTTCCTCCAGAAGCTGGATATGGCTCAAGGGGAATGAATGAGATTCCG CCAGGGGCTACATTCGACCTGAATATTGAACTATTGGAAGTAAAATCAGCGGAAGGGAAGAAATAG